The following coding sequences are from one Epilithonimonas vandammei window:
- the rpsK gene encoding 30S ribosomal protein S11 gives MAKQTKVVKKRKVKVEAIGEAHIQASFNNIIISLTNKNGEVISWASAGKMGFRGSKKNTPFAAQMAAENCSQVAFEAGLRRVKVFVKGPGAGRESAIRTLHNSGIEVSEIVDVTPMPHNGCRPPKRRRV, from the coding sequence ATGGCAAAACAAACTAAAGTTGTTAAAAAAAGAAAAGTAAAGGTTGAGGCTATTGGTGAAGCTCATATTCAGGCTTCGTTCAATAACATCATCATTTCTTTAACAAATAAAAACGGAGAGGTTATCTCTTGGGCATCTGCCGGTAAAATGGGTTTCAGAGGTTCTAAAAAGAATACTCCATTCGCAGCTCAAATGGCTGCAGAAAACTGTTCTCAGGTAGCTTTCGAAGCTGGTCTTAGAAGAGTTAAGGTGTTTGTAAAAGGTCCTGGAGCTGGTAGAGAATCTGCAATCAGAACACTACACAACTCAGGTATAGAAGTAAGCGAAATCGTTGACGTGACACCTATGCCACACAACGGATGTAGACCACCTAAAAGAAGAAGAGTATAA
- the rpsD gene encoding 30S ribosomal protein S4, whose amino-acid sequence MARYIGPKTKIARKFGQAIYGDDKNFEKRKNQPPGQHGPNKRRGAKKSEYATQLAEKQKAKYTYGILERQFANLFDKAHRSKGVTGEVLLQLCESRLDNVVYRLGFAKTRAAARQLVSHRHITVNGELVNIPSYLLKAGDEIAVREKSKSLEVISDALASKANYEWLQFNDEKKTGTFTRAPERIQIPEDIKEQLIVELYSK is encoded by the coding sequence ATGGCAAGATATATTGGACCTAAAACAAAAATTGCTAGAAAATTTGGTCAGGCAATTTACGGAGACGATAAAAACTTCGAGAAAAGAAAAAATCAACCACCAGGACAACACGGTCCTAACAAAAGAAGAGGTGCGAAAAAATCTGAATACGCTACTCAGCTTGCTGAAAAGCAAAAAGCGAAGTACACATATGGTATTTTAGAGAGACAATTTGCTAACCTTTTTGATAAAGCACACAGAAGCAAAGGAGTAACTGGTGAGGTTCTTCTTCAGCTTTGCGAATCAAGATTGGATAATGTAGTTTACAGATTAGGCTTTGCTAAAACAAGAGCTGCTGCTAGACAATTGGTTTCTCACAGACACATCACTGTGAACGGAGAGCTGGTAAACATTCCTTCTTATCTGCTGAAAGCTGGTGACGAGATTGCTGTAAGAGAAAAATCTAAATCTCTGGAGGTGATTTCTGATGCTTTGGCTTCAAAAGCAAATTATGAGTGGTTGCAATTCAATGACGAGAAAAAAACTGGTACTTTCACAAGAGCACCTGAGAGAATTCAGATTCCTGAAGACATCAAGGAACAGTTGATCGTCGAATTATACTCTAAATAA
- the rplQ gene encoding 50S ribosomal protein L17: MRHGKKINHLGRTAPHRKAMLSNMACSLIEHKRINTTVAKAKALRVYVEPILTKAKEDTTHNRRIVFSYLQSKEAVTELFRTVAPKIAERNGGYTRIIKTGFRPGDAADTALIELVDFNEIYNPNEAEKKTTRRSRRSTAKKETAPVAETAEAKVEETPAAETSTEEKTEE, from the coding sequence ATGAGACACGGAAAAAAGATAAATCACTTAGGTAGAACTGCACCACACAGAAAAGCAATGCTTTCTAATATGGCTTGTTCCCTAATTGAACATAAAAGAATCAACACTACTGTTGCTAAAGCGAAAGCTTTAAGAGTTTACGTGGAACCAATCCTTACTAAGGCTAAAGAAGATACAACTCACAATAGAAGAATCGTTTTCTCTTACTTGCAAAGTAAAGAAGCGGTTACTGAATTGTTCAGAACTGTAGCTCCAAAAATAGCTGAAAGAAATGGTGGTTACACAAGAATCATCAAGACTGGTTTCAGACCTGGTGATGCTGCTGATACTGCACTAATCGAGTTGGTAGATTTCAACGAGATCTACAATCCAAACGAAGCTGAAAAGAAAACAACAAGAAGAAGCAGAAGATCTACTGCAAAGAAAGAAACTGCTCCTGTTGCTGAAACTGCTGAAGCTAAAGTGGAAGAAACTCCTGCTGCAGAAACTTCTACAGAAGAAAAAACTGAAGAATAA
- a CDS encoding DNA-directed RNA polymerase subunit alpha: protein MAILTFIKPDKVILLNSTDFKGQFEFRPLEPGFGLTIGNALRRVLLSSLEGYAISSIKIEGVEHEFSTIPGVIEDVTEIILNLKQLRLKAKTENPGSEQVTAKISGKDVVTAGDLGDSIVNFEILNPDLLIATLAKDVTFEITFNIEKGRGYVPSDQNKSNNAPIGTIAIDSIFTPIKKVQYSIENYRVEQKTDYEKLVLDIETDGSITPQNALTEASKILIYHFMLFSDERITLETEAVKASIQYDEETLHTRQLLKSKLADMDLSVRALNCLKAAEVETLGELVSFSKSDLMKFRNFGKKSLTELEELVHSKGLNFGFDVAKYKLDADK from the coding sequence ATGGCAATTTTAACATTTATAAAACCCGATAAAGTAATCCTGTTAAACTCGACAGATTTTAAAGGACAATTCGAATTCAGACCTTTAGAACCAGGTTTCGGGCTTACAATCGGTAATGCATTGAGAAGAGTTTTACTTTCTTCTCTGGAAGGATATGCTATTTCATCTATCAAAATAGAAGGCGTAGAGCACGAATTTTCAACTATACCGGGAGTGATTGAAGATGTTACGGAAATCATTCTTAATCTTAAACAATTGCGTCTAAAAGCTAAAACTGAAAATCCGGGAAGTGAGCAGGTAACTGCAAAGATCTCTGGAAAGGATGTAGTGACTGCTGGCGATCTTGGAGACTCGATAGTGAATTTCGAGATTCTTAACCCAGACTTGTTAATTGCGACTTTAGCAAAAGATGTAACATTTGAAATTACTTTTAATATTGAAAAAGGTAGAGGTTATGTTCCTTCTGATCAGAATAAGTCAAACAATGCTCCTATAGGAACTATTGCTATTGATTCTATCTTTACTCCGATAAAAAAAGTACAGTACAGTATAGAAAATTACCGTGTAGAGCAAAAAACAGACTACGAAAAATTAGTATTGGATATCGAAACTGATGGGTCAATTACACCTCAGAATGCTTTAACAGAAGCTTCTAAGATCTTGATCTATCACTTTATGTTGTTCTCTGATGAAAGAATCACTCTTGAAACAGAGGCTGTGAAGGCTTCCATTCAATATGACGAAGAAACACTTCATACAAGACAATTACTTAAGTCGAAATTGGCAGATATGGATCTATCTGTAAGAGCCCTTAACTGTCTGAAAGCTGCTGAAGTAGAAACACTTGGTGAGTTAGTTTCTTTTAGTAAGTCTGATTTGATGAAATTCAGAAATTTTGGTAAAAAATCTTTAACAGAACTTGAAGAATTGGTTCACTCAAAAGGACTAAATTTCGGGTTTGATGTTGCAAAATATAAGTTAGACGCTGATAAATAA
- a CDS encoding T9SS type A sorting domain-containing protein codes for MMKKRFTSILVLGSAVLFSQQVSWQRDIASSTQDLLTTMTSTIDRQILLSGSSILTPALSNGEGANHTNNGYQYHILKLDQQGQQVWEKYFGGSRHDYLMSTVATQEGGFAILGTSFSNQSGDKKDNNLGGSDVWMLRLDENGEELWQKTFGTRSNDEASAIVQSTDQGFFVAGSFVSAPGSKAFGSKDVFVSKLDKDGQLKQTTILGGASVDEVTDMIATPDGGAVVLIYSTSSSVQSKMYDVQSMVQFGSSDEIKNQKPTAINLQPKTEDSFGAGDFWIVKLDKNANVEWQKSYGGSGDDRPKSVAYTDTGYLVAGETTSQSSGNKRDNTKEGTDLWLINLDQSGNEIWQKSYSFGNRDVAMSLDVIRKTNKENFSEDRGFLIGGYTQAEEKVKKDDEKFWMLYIDQNGKEEWRQYVEGKEKKNEERLVSAKLQNDGTFLLAGTSAEQLGQENWKVLKLGDKQLDDLVENKDIRIYPNPVKDFAYVEISELERESVGEMEIVLTDMSGRQVQTLKTKNKVTKINTSKLPQGVYVLTAVTGEKKLNAKIVKK; via the coding sequence ATGATGAAAAAGCGCTTTACCAGCATTCTGGTACTGGGATCAGCTGTTCTGTTTTCGCAACAGGTGAGCTGGCAGCGGGATATCGCATCCAGCACCCAGGATCTACTCACCACAATGACTTCTACGATAGACAGACAAATTCTTCTTTCGGGAAGTTCTATCCTCACCCCGGCTCTCTCCAACGGAGAGGGAGCTAATCACACTAACAATGGCTATCAATATCATATCCTGAAGCTGGACCAGCAAGGTCAGCAAGTTTGGGAAAAATATTTCGGCGGTTCAAGACACGATTATTTGATGAGCACTGTTGCCACTCAGGAAGGGGGTTTTGCCATTTTAGGAACTTCATTTTCCAATCAATCAGGCGATAAGAAAGACAATAACCTTGGCGGCAGCGATGTTTGGATGCTTCGTCTGGATGAAAATGGCGAAGAACTTTGGCAGAAAACCTTTGGCACGAGGAGCAATGACGAGGCTTCTGCCATTGTGCAATCTACAGATCAGGGCTTCTTTGTGGCAGGATCATTTGTTTCTGCTCCCGGTTCCAAAGCCTTCGGCTCGAAGGATGTGTTCGTTTCCAAACTGGACAAAGACGGACAACTGAAACAAACTACGATTCTTGGCGGCGCTTCGGTGGACGAAGTGACGGATATGATTGCCACACCGGATGGCGGTGCTGTTGTGCTTATATACTCCACGAGTTCATCTGTACAAAGTAAAATGTATGATGTACAAAGTATGGTGCAATTTGGAAGCTCAGATGAAATCAAAAACCAAAAACCAACAGCCATCAACCTACAACCAAAAACCGAGGACAGCTTTGGCGCAGGGGATTTTTGGATTGTAAAATTAGATAAAAATGCCAATGTGGAATGGCAAAAATCGTATGGCGGCAGTGGCGATGACCGCCCGAAAAGCGTGGCTTACACCGACACCGGCTACCTGGTAGCAGGCGAAACCACAAGCCAATCATCCGGCAACAAGAGGGACAACACAAAAGAAGGAACAGATCTATGGCTTATTAATCTGGATCAATCGGGCAATGAAATTTGGCAGAAGTCCTACAGTTTTGGGAATCGAGATGTGGCGATGAGTTTGGACGTAATAAGAAAAACAAACAAGGAAAATTTTAGTGAAGACAGAGGATTTTTAATCGGCGGTTACACACAGGCGGAGGAAAAGGTGAAGAAGGATGATGAAAAGTTTTGGATGCTTTACATCGACCAAAATGGCAAGGAAGAATGGCGCCAATACGTGGAAGGCAAGGAAAAGAAGAATGAAGAAAGACTGGTGAGTGCTAAATTGCAAAACGATGGTACGTTTCTACTCGCAGGGACTTCTGCCGAGCAATTGGGACAGGAAAACTGGAAAGTTCTAAAGCTTGGCGACAAGCAGCTGGATGATTTGGTGGAAAATAAAGACATTAGAATCTATCCTAATCCTGTGAAGGATTTTGCTTATGTGGAGATTTCTGAGTTGGAGCGTGAGAGTGTTGGGGAGATGGAGATCGTGCTGACGGATATGAGCGGAAGACAAGTTCAGACTTTGAAAACTAAGAATAAAGTGACTAAAATTAATACGAGCAAGTTGCCGCAAGGTGTCTATGTATTGACTGCTGTGACCGGAGAGAAAAAATTGAATGCTAAAATTGTGAAAAAATGA
- the rpsM gene encoding 30S ribosomal protein S13 encodes MARISGIDLPKNKRGVIGLTYIYGIGKSTASEILKNAGISEDKKVNEWNDDELAAIRNYITENIKVEGELRSEVQLNIKRLMDIGCQRGIRHRLGLPLRGQRTKNNSRTRKGKRKTVANKKKASK; translated from the coding sequence ATGGCGAGAATTTCAGGTATTGATTTACCAAAGAACAAAAGAGGCGTTATTGGACTTACTTATATCTACGGTATTGGTAAGAGCACAGCTTCAGAAATTTTGAAAAACGCTGGAATCAGCGAAGACAAGAAAGTCAACGAATGGAATGACGATGAATTGGCTGCAATCAGAAATTACATCACTGAAAACATCAAAGTAGAAGGTGAGCTTAGATCTGAAGTGCAATTGAACATCAAGCGACTGATGGACATAGGATGCCAACGAGGAATACGTCACAGACTGGGATTACCTTTAAGAGGCCAAAGAACGAAAAACAATTCTAGAACCCGTAAAGGAAAGAGAAAAACTGTTGCTAACAAGAAAAAGGCAAGTAAATAA